In bacterium (Candidatus Blackallbacteria) CG13_big_fil_rev_8_21_14_2_50_49_14, a genomic segment contains:
- a CDS encoding chemotaxis response regulator protein-glutamate methylesterase: MLLIRILVVDDSVVNRQMLKKILSTVQEFEVVAVVSNGKLALDRIPQLNPDIVILDIEMPEMNGLETLARIRQQYDKLPVIMFSALTETGASVTIQALSMGANDYVTKPSMSAQHNQEELSSYILEAFVPRIRSLYQKYKPKLPSAVQHAPLREPVAERPTFAVKKVLQRVDIVGIGISTGGPNALAQLFPHFPEDFAVPILVVQHMPPLFTRYLAERLDGLSQIRVVEAEENMLLEPRTAYIAPGNYHMLLQTREGSPCISLNQDPPENSCRPAVDVLFRSIAMTFGSSCLGVVMTGMGQDGLRGCEQISAAGGQILTQDEASSTIWGMPGYVARSGLADKILPLDALGPEIVKRVRFRR; the protein is encoded by the coding sequence ATGTTATTAATTCGTATCTTAGTGGTGGATGATTCTGTCGTGAATCGCCAGATGTTGAAAAAAATTCTTTCAACGGTTCAGGAATTTGAAGTCGTGGCCGTGGTCAGCAATGGAAAATTGGCTTTGGATCGTATTCCTCAACTCAATCCCGATATTGTCATTTTAGATATTGAAATGCCTGAAATGAATGGCTTGGAAACCTTGGCACGGATTCGCCAGCAGTATGATAAGTTGCCTGTGATTATGTTCAGTGCACTGACTGAAACGGGGGCTTCGGTTACGATTCAGGCCCTTTCAATGGGAGCCAATGACTATGTGACTAAACCCAGTATGTCGGCTCAGCACAACCAAGAAGAACTTTCAAGCTATATCTTAGAGGCCTTTGTGCCCCGGATTCGTTCGCTTTATCAGAAATACAAGCCCAAATTGCCTTCAGCAGTGCAGCATGCACCCTTGCGTGAGCCCGTTGCTGAGCGACCTACCTTTGCCGTAAAAAAGGTCTTACAGCGTGTCGATATTGTCGGCATTGGCATTTCTACGGGAGGCCCCAATGCCTTGGCGCAGCTTTTTCCACATTTCCCAGAGGATTTTGCCGTGCCGATTCTGGTGGTTCAGCATATGCCCCCTCTGTTTACCCGTTATTTGGCAGAGCGTTTGGATGGGCTTTCTCAAATTCGTGTGGTAGAGGCTGAAGAAAATATGCTCCTTGAGCCCCGAACAGCTTATATTGCACCAGGGAATTATCACATGCTTTTGCAAACCCGAGAGGGTTCTCCCTGCATCAGTTTGAATCAAGACCCGCCTGAAAACTCCTGCCGACCTGCTGTTGATGTGCTTTTTCGCTCTATCGCCATGACTTTTGGCTCAAGTTGTTTGGGGGTTGTCATGACAGGTATGGGACAGGACGGACTCAGGGGCTGTGAACAGATTTCAGCGGCAGGAGGGCAAATATTGACGCAGGATGAGGCTTCCAGCACAATTTGGGGAATGCCTGGCTATGTTGCCCGTTCAGGTTTGGCGGATAAAATTTTGCCCTTGGATGCTTTGGGACCAGAAATTGTAAAACGGGTTAGATTTCGTCGTTAG